In one Rhizobium leguminosarum genomic region, the following are encoded:
- a CDS encoding LLM class flavin-dependent oxidoreductase, whose product MTRKIRLGAFLPGGGQHIASWRHPDQPADGATSFEFHKQLALTAERGLFDAYFLADGLAVGFGGAREGGNARVAGFEPVTLFSALAPFTTHLGFIATSSTTYEEPYTTARKFASLDLISEGRAGWNVVTTTGDLTAQNFNRDTQLPHADRYRRAAEHVDVVRKLWESFEDDAFIRDKESGVFFDPAKLHDTDHRGEHFSVRGPLNISRSPQGHPVIVQAGQSDDGRGLAAATAEVIFTAHQHIETAQEFYRDIKARARGLGRNPDHILVMPGVSAFVGRTEAEAREKYDRLTSLIVEEDGIGLLNGLTGGTLDLHGYDLDGPLPPAPPTEGMKSRQALIRQIADENNFTIRQLYQWIASARGHYTIVGTPEKIADTLQQWFENEAADGFNILPPWLPTALDDFVDLVTPELQRRGLFRTAYEGKTLRENLGLPFPANRWAAGHAALQAAE is encoded by the coding sequence ATGACACGCAAAATCAGGCTTGGGGCATTTCTTCCCGGCGGCGGACAGCATATTGCATCCTGGCGACATCCTGACCAGCCGGCCGATGGCGCCACCAGTTTCGAGTTTCACAAACAACTCGCTCTGACAGCCGAGCGCGGGCTCTTCGATGCTTATTTCCTCGCAGACGGACTGGCTGTGGGTTTCGGCGGAGCGCGCGAAGGCGGCAATGCCCGCGTCGCCGGCTTCGAACCCGTCACATTGTTCTCGGCGCTCGCGCCTTTCACCACCCATCTCGGCTTTATCGCCACGTCCTCGACCACCTATGAAGAGCCCTACACGACTGCTCGCAAATTCGCCTCGCTGGATCTGATCTCCGAGGGCCGCGCAGGCTGGAATGTCGTGACCACGACGGGCGACCTCACGGCACAGAACTTCAACCGCGATACGCAGCTTCCGCATGCCGATCGCTATCGCCGTGCTGCCGAGCATGTCGACGTTGTCCGCAAACTCTGGGAAAGCTTCGAGGACGACGCGTTCATCCGCGACAAGGAGTCGGGCGTGTTCTTCGATCCGGCGAAGCTGCATGACACCGACCACCGCGGCGAGCATTTCAGCGTGCGCGGCCCGCTTAACATCTCGCGCTCGCCGCAGGGACATCCGGTTATCGTGCAGGCCGGGCAGTCCGACGACGGGCGCGGGCTTGCCGCGGCAACGGCCGAAGTCATCTTTACCGCCCATCAGCACATCGAGACCGCCCAGGAATTCTACCGCGATATCAAGGCACGCGCCCGCGGCCTCGGTCGCAACCCTGATCACATCCTCGTCATGCCCGGCGTCTCCGCTTTCGTCGGCAGGACCGAAGCGGAAGCGCGCGAGAAATACGACCGTTTGACCTCGCTGATTGTCGAAGAGGATGGGATCGGCCTCCTCAACGGCCTGACCGGCGGTACGCTCGACCTGCACGGTTATGATCTCGACGGGCCGCTGCCGCCGGCGCCGCCGACCGAAGGCATGAAGAGCCGCCAGGCCCTCATCCGCCAGATCGCCGACGAAAACAACTTCACCATCCGCCAGCTCTATCAATGGATCGCGTCGGCCCGCGGTCACTACACCATCGTCGGAACGCCTGAAAAGATCGCCGATACGCTACAGCAATGGTTCGAGAATGAGGCCGCCGACGGCTTCAACATCCTGCCGCCCTGGCTGCCGACGGCCCTCGATGACTTCGTCGATCTGGTCACCCCGGAATTGCAGCGCCGCGGACTGTTTCGCACCGCCTATGAGGGCAAGACGCTCCGGGAAAATCTCGGCCTGCCTTTCCCCGCCAATCGATGGGCTGCCGGACACGCAGCTCTCCAGGCAGCAGAGTGA
- a CDS encoding IclR family transcriptional regulator → MDAVQDEAAGKRARGLDRAFEILDFLRQKRQALKPNEIAAQIGAPRSSVYELVNLLLSNGILEFTGGEGRVYLGRKLYFLGAAYENHFDFTRECEATLERLADETRETAQFCMLDGNRYTVVRMREGARPFRISTDVGQSVPIPWTASGRLLVAHLSDQDILNFIPSQDFRMPGGEWLEPQTFIAEVRQAEREGFFTFNSIVDSFTHCFAVPVRGEEGHAAATLCLVTPRDDGIANRDRYLDCLKKAAAGLEHAPARPKRG, encoded by the coding sequence ATGGATGCAGTTCAGGACGAAGCAGCCGGCAAACGCGCCCGAGGGCTCGACCGCGCCTTCGAGATCCTCGATTTCCTGCGCCAGAAACGGCAGGCCTTGAAGCCGAACGAAATCGCCGCGCAGATCGGTGCGCCGCGTTCGTCCGTCTACGAACTGGTCAACCTGCTGCTCAGTAACGGCATTCTCGAATTCACCGGCGGCGAGGGGCGCGTCTATCTCGGCCGCAAGCTCTATTTCCTCGGCGCCGCCTATGAGAACCATTTCGACTTCACCCGCGAATGCGAGGCGACGCTGGAACGGCTTGCCGATGAAACGCGGGAGACGGCGCAGTTCTGCATGCTCGATGGAAACAGGTATACGGTCGTGCGCATGCGCGAAGGCGCGCGGCCGTTCCGCATTTCGACGGATGTGGGCCAGTCGGTGCCTATCCCGTGGACGGCGTCGGGCCGCCTGCTCGTCGCGCATCTGTCGGATCAGGACATCCTGAACTTCATTCCGTCGCAGGATTTCCGTATGCCGGGCGGTGAATGGCTCGAGCCTCAGACCTTCATCGCCGAGGTGCGCCAGGCCGAGCGTGAAGGCTTCTTCACCTTCAACAGCATCGTCGACAGCTTTACCCATTGTTTTGCCGTGCCGGTCCGCGGCGAGGAAGGCCATGCAGCCGCAACGCTCTGCCTCGTCACCCCGCGCGACGACGGTATCGCGAACCGGGACCGCTACCTCGACTGCTTGAAGAAGGCGGCCGCCGGTCTGGAGCATGCCCCGGCCCGGCCAAAACGGGGCTGA
- a CDS encoding ABC transporter substrate-binding protein, whose translation MKNFENSISASLRRRLLAGAAAAATLLVFSTGTASAAANCIKGDRKAPYTIGWANIYSVPTWMKQTEGTITAEVEELKKAGLVKDLMITDAQGNAQTQIQHIQSMIDANVDAIVVIAGSSNALDRVISDACDKGIAVVNFDSLVNTDKVTAKINTDSSEWGATAAKWMVSQLGGKGKIIIMNGPAGISVSDDRRKGAQPVLDANPGLKVITETNTEYNVAPAQEAMTSLLFANPEIDGVLSLGGALSAGSVLAFERQGRDQVPTTGENARQFLELWKEKGLKGWATMQPNWLGALSVYTAVQALQGKDVPSFVKVPLPVIDDSTIGSYLARADKFPADGYIYSDYDKALFDKLLAK comes from the coding sequence ATGAAGAATTTTGAAAACAGCATTTCCGCTTCGCTGCGCCGCCGCCTTCTCGCCGGCGCTGCCGCAGCAGCCACCCTCCTCGTCTTTTCCACTGGCACGGCCTCGGCAGCTGCCAATTGCATCAAGGGCGACAGGAAAGCGCCCTATACGATCGGCTGGGCGAACATCTATTCGGTACCGACCTGGATGAAGCAGACCGAAGGCACCATCACCGCCGAAGTGGAGGAGCTGAAGAAGGCGGGTCTCGTCAAGGACCTGATGATCACCGACGCGCAGGGCAACGCCCAGACGCAGATCCAGCATATCCAGTCGATGATCGACGCCAATGTCGACGCCATCGTCGTCATCGCCGGTTCCTCCAATGCACTCGACCGCGTCATTTCAGATGCCTGCGACAAGGGCATTGCGGTCGTTAACTTCGACAGCCTTGTCAATACCGACAAGGTGACGGCGAAGATCAATACTGATTCCAGCGAATGGGGCGCGACCGCGGCCAAGTGGATGGTCAGCCAGCTCGGCGGCAAGGGCAAGATCATTATCATGAACGGCCCGGCCGGCATTTCGGTCAGTGACGACCGCCGCAAGGGCGCCCAGCCGGTCCTCGATGCCAATCCGGGTCTTAAGGTCATCACCGAGACGAACACCGAATATAACGTCGCGCCGGCACAGGAGGCGATGACCAGCCTGCTCTTCGCCAATCCCGAAATCGACGGCGTGCTGTCGCTCGGCGGCGCGCTGTCGGCCGGCTCCGTCCTGGCCTTCGAGCGCCAGGGCCGCGACCAGGTGCCGACGACAGGTGAAAACGCCCGGCAGTTCCTGGAACTCTGGAAGGAGAAGGGCCTGAAGGGCTGGGCGACCATGCAGCCCAACTGGCTCGGCGCGCTCTCCGTCTATACCGCCGTACAGGCGCTGCAAGGCAAGGACGTGCCTTCCTTCGTCAAGGTGCCGTTGCCCGTCATCGACGACAGCACGATCGGCAGCTACCTCGCACGGGCCGATAAGTTCCCGGCCGACGGCTACATCTACTCGGATTACGACAAGGCGCTGTTCGACAAGCTGCTTGCCAAGTAA
- a CDS encoding sugar ABC transporter ATP-binding protein, producing the protein MTEETPLLEARQVFKGFFGNPVLKGVDIALLPGRVHALLGENGAGKSTLINLLSGSLQPDGGSILVDGKPVGRFSPVAARAAGIAVIQQELSLTATLSIAENIGIGAFPRRFGLIDYGALHRGVREVCDMVGLTEPLDMPVADLALGRRQMVEIAKALFRKPRVLILDEPTSSLSAHEAGILARLIETLKGHGTALLYISHRLNEVQALCSHVTVLKDGGVTADQSLSGIDGEGLVRLMVGRETGDLFPPRPAAAPGAMRIDVEGFSAGIVRDIGFSARAGEIVGIGGLVGQGQEDLLLGLYGAIPALAARAEVAGKPRLPAHVGAANAAGIVYVPADRKHEGLVLPHSIASNLILPSLGRLTRNGLRDPKAENGLVADLARRLTIKGDAARPVQALSGGNQQKVALAKWLPLDPSVLLLNDPTRGVDIETKREIYLMLRAFAAEGRLVILASSDTPELVHLCDRVVVLREGRVAATLSKDRISEGAIVGAAMGVTTTTQGEAA; encoded by the coding sequence ATGACGGAAGAAACGCCCCTGCTGGAAGCCCGGCAGGTGTTCAAGGGATTTTTCGGCAATCCCGTTTTGAAGGGCGTCGACATCGCCCTTCTGCCGGGCAGGGTTCACGCCCTGCTCGGTGAGAACGGCGCCGGCAAGTCGACGCTGATCAATCTCCTGTCCGGCTCCCTCCAGCCCGACGGCGGGTCCATCCTCGTCGACGGCAAGCCGGTCGGGCGTTTCAGCCCGGTGGCGGCACGCGCGGCCGGCATCGCTGTCATTCAACAGGAGCTGAGCCTCACGGCCACTCTCTCGATTGCCGAAAACATCGGGATCGGCGCGTTTCCGCGCCGGTTCGGTCTCATCGATTACGGAGCGCTTCATCGCGGCGTGCGAGAGGTCTGCGACATGGTCGGGCTCACCGAGCCGCTCGACATGCCGGTCGCCGATCTTGCCCTCGGCCGCCGTCAGATGGTGGAGATCGCCAAGGCGCTGTTCCGCAAACCGCGCGTGCTCATTCTGGATGAACCGACCTCGTCGCTCTCGGCGCACGAAGCCGGCATCCTCGCCCGCCTGATCGAGACGCTCAAAGGCCACGGCACAGCACTTCTCTATATATCCCATCGCCTTAATGAGGTGCAGGCGCTCTGCTCACATGTCACGGTGCTGAAGGACGGCGGCGTTACGGCCGACCAGTCGCTTTCCGGCATCGATGGCGAAGGGCTGGTCCGCCTGATGGTCGGCCGCGAGACTGGCGACCTGTTTCCGCCGCGCCCGGCCGCGGCACCCGGCGCGATGCGCATCGACGTCGAAGGTTTTTCGGCCGGCATCGTGCGTGACATTGGTTTTTCCGCCCGCGCCGGCGAGATCGTCGGCATCGGCGGGCTTGTCGGGCAGGGCCAAGAAGACCTGCTGCTCGGCCTCTATGGCGCGATTCCAGCCTTGGCGGCCCGGGCGGAGGTCGCGGGCAAACCCCGCCTGCCCGCCCATGTCGGCGCGGCGAATGCGGCTGGTATCGTCTACGTCCCGGCGGACCGCAAGCACGAGGGACTGGTGCTGCCGCATTCGATCGCCTCCAATCTCATCCTGCCCTCGCTCGGGCGGCTTACCCGCAATGGGCTGCGCGACCCGAAGGCGGAAAACGGCCTGGTTGCCGATCTCGCCCGCCGGCTGACGATCAAGGGTGATGCGGCTCGGCCAGTGCAGGCGCTTTCCGGCGGCAACCAGCAGAAGGTGGCGCTCGCCAAATGGCTGCCGCTCGATCCGTCCGTGCTCCTCCTTAACGATCCGACGCGCGGCGTCGACATCGAGACCAAGCGTGAGATCTACCTGATGCTGCGCGCCTTCGCCGCCGAGGGGCGGCTCGTCATTCTGGCCAGTTCCGATACGCCGGAGCTCGTGCATCTCTGCGACCGCGTCGTGGTTCTGCGTGAGGGGCGCGTCGCGGCGACGCTGTCGAAAGATCGGATCAGCGAGGGCGCGATCGTCGGCGCGGCCATGGGCGTCACCACCACGACGCAGGGAGAGGCGGCATGA
- a CDS encoding ABC transporter permease, whose translation MSTISSSRLYGSIQLRRNRGLTGLYLVVAAFLILYALLFPGILSIGGFSKFTQNWFPLALVTMAQALLMLNGGITLAIGPLVSLGAVIAATMMGGPLGVPGGIIAVAVAGLSIGAVTGAIVTHLRLPAIIVTLAGSFIIGGVALILLPRPGGFIPDWLSTVLAGHTPVAFLLLVIILALWKAFLATPLGLGIYAAGDNPVGAFRSGVPVERVKVAAFALSGLLAALTGLFVAAQTGSGDPIIGTPFTLNSIAAAVLGGVGFLGGKGTMRGAICGSLLLSVMINVMFFLGFPPVAQYVAQGLIIVGAVAVPELLGVWRARR comes from the coding sequence ATGAGTACAATTTCGTCATCCCGGCTCTACGGCTCGATCCAGCTGCGCCGCAACCGCGGCCTCACCGGCCTCTATCTGGTGGTCGCTGCCTTTCTCATCCTCTATGCGCTGCTCTTTCCCGGCATCCTTTCCATCGGCGGCTTTTCGAAGTTCACGCAGAACTGGTTTCCGCTCGCGCTGGTCACCATGGCGCAGGCGCTGCTGATGCTGAACGGCGGCATCACACTGGCGATCGGCCCGCTGGTGAGTCTCGGCGCGGTGATCGCGGCGACAATGATGGGAGGGCCGCTCGGCGTGCCCGGCGGCATCATCGCTGTCGCCGTCGCCGGCCTTTCGATCGGCGCCGTCACCGGCGCCATCGTGACGCATCTGAGATTGCCGGCGATCATCGTCACGCTGGCCGGCTCCTTCATCATCGGCGGCGTCGCGCTGATCCTGCTACCGCGGCCGGGCGGCTTCATTCCCGATTGGCTGTCGACTGTGCTCGCTGGTCACACGCCCGTCGCCTTCTTGCTGCTCGTCATCATCCTCGCGCTCTGGAAAGCCTTTCTCGCAACGCCGCTCGGCCTCGGCATCTATGCGGCCGGCGACAACCCGGTCGGCGCATTCCGCTCCGGCGTGCCGGTCGAACGGGTGAAGGTCGCAGCCTTCGCGCTCTCCGGGCTTCTGGCCGCTCTCACCGGTCTCTTCGTTGCGGCGCAGACCGGCTCGGGCGATCCCATCATCGGTACGCCCTTCACGCTGAACTCGATCGCCGCCGCCGTGCTCGGCGGCGTCGGTTTCCTCGGCGGCAAGGGTACGATGCGCGGCGCGATCTGCGGCAGCCTGCTGCTCTCGGTGATGATCAACGTGATGTTCTTCCTGGGCTTTCCGCCGGTCGCGCAATATGTCGCGCAAGGCTTGATCATCGTCGGTGCGGTCGCCGTACCGGAGCTTCTTGGGGTTTGGAGGGCAAGGCGATGA
- a CDS encoding ABC transporter permease → MNMIRSAFRNPPLLTLLLVALVWIVASVSLRGFGAYGHLRYLLELAAVIGIVAAGQTLVILMGGIDLSVGAVITVTAILLPLISPAWDPTGLAGIAAALAIATGIGLMNGAGAAYLRVPPIIMTLAMATFLQGLLVIVAGGSAVTVSNPAVILLGQARPLGIPSGILLWLAVSIVVLLLTHRMPIGARFLALGANPLAARLSGVSVTRNTLTVHTLSGFFAGLAGILVLGMNRQGYVGIGDPYLLTSIAAVVLGGTSILGGRGTYAGTIPGAILLVTTTALITVVNASPGWRSIMFGTLILALLLVSGREARR, encoded by the coding sequence ATGAACATGATCCGATCCGCGTTCCGCAATCCGCCACTCCTGACCTTGCTTCTGGTCGCGCTCGTCTGGATCGTTGCTAGCGTCTCGCTCCGCGGTTTCGGCGCCTACGGCCATCTTCGTTATCTGCTGGAGCTTGCCGCGGTGATCGGCATCGTCGCTGCCGGCCAGACGCTCGTCATCCTGATGGGCGGCATCGATCTTTCCGTCGGTGCTGTCATCACCGTCACGGCGATCCTGCTGCCGCTGATTTCGCCCGCCTGGGATCCAACCGGCCTTGCCGGCATCGCGGCGGCCCTTGCCATCGCCACCGGCATCGGCCTGATGAATGGCGCGGGCGCTGCCTATCTTCGCGTGCCGCCGATCATCATGACGCTCGCGATGGCGACCTTCCTGCAGGGCCTGCTCGTCATCGTCGCCGGCGGTAGCGCCGTCACCGTCAGCAATCCGGCGGTCATTCTGCTCGGGCAGGCGCGACCGCTCGGCATTCCCTCGGGCATCCTGCTGTGGCTCGCCGTCTCGATCGTCGTCCTGCTGCTCACCCACCGCATGCCGATCGGCGCCCGGTTCCTGGCGCTCGGAGCAAACCCGCTCGCCGCCCGGCTTTCCGGCGTCAGCGTCACCCGCAACACGCTGACCGTCCATACTCTGTCCGGCTTTTTCGCCGGGCTTGCCGGCATTCTCGTGCTGGGCATGAACCGGCAAGGTTATGTCGGCATCGGCGACCCCTATCTGCTAACCTCGATCGCCGCCGTCGTGCTCGGAGGCACCTCCATTCTCGGCGGCCGCGGCACCTATGCCGGCACGATACCGGGGGCGATCCTGCTCGTCACCACGACGGCGCTTATCACTGTCGTCAACGCCTCCCCTGGCTGGCGGTCGATCATGTTCGGCACGCTGATCCTCGCCCTCCTGCTCGTGTCCGGCCGCGAGGCGCGCAGATGA
- a CDS encoding amidohydrolase family protein yields MTGRYDGPVIDPHHHLWDLSLQRHPWLHKARASGEEMVFGSLAPILRDYGIDDYRADAARQNVVATVHVEAGWSDAHPLEESRWLDCLDRSSGVAKRYIARVPLDGPDAVRLLEAEAQNPSVVGIRDILSWHSDPAKSFTLRGDRMADSAWRAGLAHASQLGLVFELMLYPWQMDQALELVRDFPDTLFVLNHGGSPADRSEDGMALWRRGLRALGKGPNVRLKISDLVAYDNDWTLETLRPVIEHCLDCFGPERAMFASDFPVAGLHASFDEVYWVFRTVAAQLSLDEQRDLFFATANDTYRPGLADPAEIGRGRHA; encoded by the coding sequence ATGACCGGGCGCTACGACGGGCCGGTGATCGACCCGCACCACCATCTCTGGGACCTCAGCCTGCAGCGCCACCCCTGGCTTCACAAGGCGCGGGCTTCCGGTGAGGAGATGGTTTTCGGAAGCCTTGCGCCGATCCTGCGCGACTATGGCATCGACGATTATCGTGCCGACGCCGCGCGCCAGAACGTCGTTGCGACGGTGCATGTTGAGGCTGGCTGGTCCGATGCGCATCCGCTGGAAGAGAGCCGCTGGCTTGACTGTCTCGACCGCAGCTCCGGCGTGGCGAAGCGTTATATCGCCCGGGTTCCCCTCGACGGGCCGGACGCTGTGCGCCTGCTCGAAGCGGAGGCGCAAAATCCCAGCGTCGTCGGCATCCGCGATATTCTGAGCTGGCATTCGGACCCGGCGAAGAGTTTTACTCTGCGCGGAGATCGCATGGCCGATTCCGCTTGGCGGGCGGGGCTTGCTCACGCTTCGCAGCTGGGGCTGGTCTTCGAGCTGATGCTCTACCCCTGGCAGATGGATCAGGCCCTCGAGCTGGTGCGCGATTTTCCGGACACGCTTTTCGTGCTCAATCACGGCGGCAGCCCCGCCGACCGATCGGAGGACGGCATGGCGCTCTGGCGCCGCGGCCTGCGAGCGCTCGGCAAAGGGCCGAACGTGCGGTTGAAGATCTCCGACCTCGTCGCCTACGACAATGACTGGACGCTCGAAACCCTGCGGCCGGTGATCGAACATTGCCTCGATTGTTTCGGCCCTGAACGTGCGATGTTTGCCAGCGACTTTCCGGTCGCGGGCCTGCACGCTTCTTTCGACGAGGTCTACTGGGTTTTCCGCACGGTCGCCGCGCAGCTCTCTCTCGACGAGCAGCGCGATCTGTTCTTTGCCACCGCCAACGACACCTATCGCCCCGGCCTGGCCGATCCGGCCGAGATCGGGAGAGGCCGCCATGCCTGA
- a CDS encoding alanine racemase has protein sequence MPDLHATTENVLIDDRVRGFPPGHPPLSPAAIGMQGWKPYDGRMALPLISLDQQAFAGNVELMMAYVKSHGADIAPHAKTPMSTVLADALLSAGAWGTTVADIRQAAVLLKAGQRRLILANEIGGAAAAHRLAALLGHYPDAELHVFVDSTALVEALRSAWQERADLPPLGLLVEFGAGRAGLRSAAAAEAILDSILALETPAFRLTGIAAYEGAAATADPEETMRRIDALMAMTSDFPPKIRARIGKERPLLVTSGGSVFFDIVVARLSAVVAADPACRLVLRSGAIFFHDHGIYERGLAGLDARGGLCIGGETVSAAAGFRPALRAWAEVLSRPEPQLAICGMGMRDVAMDQGLPRPLALYRNGARLADLENTDVFRLNDQHAFVTLADDSDVAVGDVIEFGISHPCTCLDRHAILYGLDPDHSVTAAYLTSFG, from the coding sequence ATGCCTGACCTTCATGCCACGACGGAAAACGTACTAATCGACGACCGGGTGCGCGGCTTTCCGCCGGGCCATCCGCCGCTTTCACCTGCTGCAATCGGAATGCAGGGATGGAAACCCTATGACGGCAGGATGGCCCTGCCGCTGATCTCGCTCGACCAGCAAGCCTTCGCCGGCAATGTCGAACTGATGATGGCCTATGTGAAAAGCCATGGCGCCGACATCGCGCCGCACGCCAAGACCCCAATGTCGACGGTGCTGGCGGACGCGCTTCTTTCAGCAGGCGCCTGGGGCACAACGGTCGCCGACATCCGCCAGGCCGCCGTCCTGCTCAAGGCGGGACAGCGCCGGCTGATCCTCGCCAACGAGATCGGCGGGGCCGCCGCCGCCCACCGGCTTGCGGCCCTGCTCGGCCATTATCCCGATGCGGAACTCCATGTCTTCGTGGATTCGACAGCGCTCGTCGAGGCGCTTCGCTCCGCCTGGCAGGAGCGTGCAGATCTGCCGCCTCTTGGCCTGCTGGTGGAGTTCGGCGCCGGCCGCGCCGGTCTTCGCAGCGCCGCCGCTGCCGAGGCAATCCTCGACTCGATCCTGGCCCTGGAGACGCCGGCCTTCCGGCTGACCGGCATCGCCGCCTATGAGGGTGCGGCCGCGACTGCCGATCCGGAAGAGACGATGCGCCGCATCGATGCGCTGATGGCGATGACATCAGATTTCCCGCCGAAGATACGTGCCCGCATCGGCAAGGAGCGGCCGCTTCTCGTCACATCAGGCGGCTCGGTGTTTTTCGACATCGTGGTGGCCCGGCTTTCAGCAGTCGTTGCGGCCGATCCCGCCTGCCGGCTGGTGCTGCGCAGTGGCGCGATCTTCTTCCACGATCACGGCATCTACGAGCGTGGCCTTGCCGGCCTCGATGCGCGCGGCGGCTTGTGTATCGGCGGCGAGACGGTTTCGGCAGCGGCCGGTTTCCGTCCGGCGCTGCGCGCCTGGGCCGAGGTCCTGTCGCGGCCGGAGCCGCAGCTTGCGATCTGCGGCATGGGCATGCGCGACGTGGCCATGGACCAGGGCTTGCCGCGGCCGCTGGCGCTCTATCGCAACGGCGCGCGCCTCGCCGATCTCGAAAACACCGACGTTTTCCGGCTCAACGATCAGCATGCCTTCGTCACGCTCGCCGATGATAGCGATGTCGCGGTCGGCGACGTCATCGAGTTCGGGATTTCGCATCCCTGCACCTGCCTTGACCGGCATGCAATCCTGTATGGCCTCGATCCCGATCATTCGGTGACGGCCGCCTATCTGACCAGCTTCGGCTGA
- a CDS encoding RidA family protein, whose translation MIQRYQKGSRMSQAVSYGGLVYIAGQVADNRKADIEEQTRDVLGKIDALLKEAGIDRSRLLAVNVFLPAITDFEAMNGVYDSWIDIENPPTRACVEARLADPDLRVEMTAVAAL comes from the coding sequence ATGATCCAGCGTTACCAGAAAGGTTCGCGCATGAGCCAAGCCGTCAGCTATGGCGGTCTCGTCTATATTGCCGGCCAGGTCGCGGACAATCGCAAGGCTGATATCGAGGAACAGACGCGCGACGTGCTCGGCAAGATCGACGCCCTTTTGAAGGAAGCCGGTATCGATCGCTCGCGTCTCCTTGCCGTCAACGTCTTCCTGCCGGCGATTACCGATTTCGAGGCGATGAACGGCGTTTATGACAGCTGGATCGACATCGAAAACCCGCCGACCCGCGCCTGCGTCGAGGCGCGCCTCGCCGATCCGGATCTGCGCGTCGAAATGACTGCGGTCGCGGCGCTATAA
- a CDS encoding succinylglutamate desuccinylase/aspartoacylase family protein, producing MHSGLVNPIDFSREGRQAGHLAIPYSIDRSPYYQIRIPILRLRNGEGPSLLLMAGNHGDEYEGELQLGRLMRLLDVADISGAVTILPMANLPAVMAAKRCSPFDGGNLNRAFPGDPMGSPTARLAHFLEHELFPRHDVMFDLHSGGTSMAHLPCTLIERQADAARFGRSVSLMRAIGASHGFIADNGPAAPTSMGAAARAGTIGLSGEFGGGGTVTPATMAFTAAAIDRLLLTLGIVEHPILSRVTLAEPGPLQLLSLSRHSQGIYANRRGWFEPAVTLGATVSAGGRAGWYHDLERLEQPEEELRFAESGIVISHRLHCDSQAGDCLIQVAEPIAS from the coding sequence ATGCACAGCGGCCTCGTCAATCCGATCGACTTTTCGCGCGAGGGCCGACAGGCCGGCCATCTCGCCATTCCCTATTCGATCGACCGTTCGCCCTATTACCAGATCCGCATTCCGATCCTTCGCCTCAGAAATGGCGAGGGACCGTCCTTGCTGCTGATGGCCGGCAATCACGGCGATGAATATGAGGGTGAACTCCAGCTCGGCCGGCTGATGCGCCTGCTAGATGTCGCTGACATAAGTGGCGCCGTCACCATTCTGCCGATGGCGAACCTGCCGGCGGTGATGGCGGCCAAACGCTGCTCGCCCTTCGACGGCGGTAACCTCAACCGGGCCTTTCCCGGCGATCCCATGGGATCGCCGACGGCGCGCCTGGCGCATTTCCTCGAACATGAACTCTTTCCGCGCCATGACGTCATGTTCGACCTGCATTCGGGCGGCACGTCGATGGCGCATCTGCCTTGCACGCTGATCGAGCGGCAGGCCGATGCCGCCCGCTTCGGACGGTCGGTCTCGCTGATGCGGGCGATCGGCGCATCGCATGGCTTTATCGCCGATAATGGGCCGGCGGCGCCGACATCGATGGGGGCTGCTGCACGGGCGGGAACCATCGGTCTGTCCGGCGAGTTCGGCGGCGGCGGGACTGTGACGCCTGCGACGATGGCCTTCACCGCGGCGGCGATCGACCGGTTGCTCCTCACGCTCGGTATCGTCGAACACCCGATTCTGTCGCGAGTGACCCTCGCCGAACCGGGGCCGTTGCAGCTTCTCTCGCTGTCCCGGCACAGCCAGGGCATCTATGCCAACCGCCGAGGCTGGTTCGAGCCGGCGGTGACGCTTGGAGCCACCGTTTCTGCCGGCGGTCGGGCCGGATGGTATCATGACTTGGAGCGCCTGGAGCAGCCGGAGGAGGAACTGCGCTTTGCCGAGAGCGGCATCGTCATTTCCCACCGATTGCATTGCGACAGCCAGGCCGGCGATTGCCTGATCCAGGTCGCCGAGCCCATCGCGTCCTGA